The following are encoded together in the Kribbella voronezhensis genome:
- a CDS encoding PHP domain-containing protein, with protein sequence MSDKAGVAEAVEALRAIGYYLERDRQPTHRVKAYRRAADTIEALPAAEVRARKRAGTLTELPGIGPKTEAVIVEAMDGATPSYLTKLEQAAGSLTDSGTAMRSALQADLHLHSEWSDGGSPIEEMARTAARLGHKYMALTDHSPRLTVANGLSRERRLQQIEVVAELNKKLADELDGFTILNGIEVDILDDGSLDCDTEILARLDIVVASVHSKLRMASEPMTERMVRAIANPHVDILGHCTGRLITGGRGTRPESEFDAEVVFEACRQFGTAVEINSRPERLDPPKRLLSLAVETGCVFSIDTDAHAPGQLDWQPYGCERAEECDVAIENVINTWDAKKLLEWTNA encoded by the coding sequence ATGAGTGACAAGGCGGGTGTGGCGGAGGCGGTCGAGGCGCTGCGGGCGATCGGCTACTACCTGGAGCGGGACCGGCAGCCGACGCACCGGGTGAAGGCGTACCGGCGGGCCGCGGACACGATCGAGGCGCTGCCCGCGGCCGAAGTACGGGCCCGCAAGCGGGCCGGCACGTTGACCGAGTTGCCGGGGATCGGGCCGAAGACCGAAGCGGTGATCGTGGAAGCGATGGACGGCGCGACCCCGTCGTACCTCACCAAGCTGGAACAGGCCGCGGGGTCGTTGACGGATTCCGGTACTGCGATGCGCTCCGCGCTGCAGGCCGATCTGCACCTGCATTCCGAGTGGTCCGACGGCGGCAGCCCGATCGAGGAGATGGCGCGGACGGCGGCTCGGCTCGGGCACAAGTACATGGCGCTGACCGACCACTCGCCGCGGCTGACCGTCGCCAACGGGTTGTCCCGGGAGCGGCGCCTGCAGCAGATCGAGGTGGTCGCCGAGCTGAACAAGAAGCTCGCCGACGAACTCGACGGCTTCACCATCCTGAACGGGATCGAGGTCGACATCCTCGACGACGGCTCGCTCGACTGCGACACCGAGATCCTCGCCCGCCTCGACATCGTCGTCGCCAGCGTGCACTCCAAACTGCGGATGGCCTCCGAACCGATGACCGAGCGCATGGTCCGGGCGATCGCCAACCCCCACGTCGACATCCTCGGCCACTGCACCGGCCGCCTCATCACCGGCGGCCGCGGCACCCGGCCGGAGTCCGAATTCGACGCCGAGGTCGTCTTCGAGGCCTGCCGCCAGTTCGGTACCGCGGTCGAGATCAACTCCCGGCCGGAACGCCTGGACCCGCCGAAGCGCCTGCTCTCCTTGGCTGTTGAGACGGGTTGCGTCTTCTCGATCGACACCGATGCACACGCCCCGGGGCAGTTGGACTGGCAACCCTACGGCTGCGAACGCGCCGAAGAATGCGACGTCGCAATCGAGAACGTCATCAACACCTGGGACGCCAAGAAGCTGTTGGAGTGGACGAACGCCTAA
- a CDS encoding PucR family transcriptional regulator has product MAAKGHKARAERLQNATGALATAAMAAMDEKLPWFGKLSAQDRSWIGLVAQSGITAFVDWFRDPDAHSSMPTRMFGSAPREFTRVISLHQTVDLVRTTIEMIENTIGELLPSEDIPFVHEAMNRYAREVAFAAATVYAQAAEMRGAWDARLEALVVDSVIRGEADESVRSRASALGWTGSGTANAGTAGSAEVAVVVGRAPSSEPGSTNVADAVRHAAREAGADALCAMQGDRLVIVLGGTSKPVEIVQTLAEFFGPGPIVVGPLVKDLMSAVTSARAAVAGLRAAPAWPGAPRPVHADELLPERSLSGDGHARRQLATDVYGPLTMGDGVLLDTVSTYLDSGGSIEATARAMFIHPNTVRYRLKRVGEITGYSPGNPRDSFTLRVALSLGRLLNPEPGAGVL; this is encoded by the coding sequence ATGGCAGCCAAAGGGCACAAGGCGCGGGCGGAGCGGTTGCAGAACGCGACCGGGGCGCTGGCGACGGCTGCAATGGCTGCGATGGACGAGAAGTTGCCGTGGTTCGGGAAGCTCTCCGCACAGGACCGGTCCTGGATCGGGCTCGTCGCGCAGTCCGGGATCACCGCGTTCGTCGACTGGTTCCGCGACCCGGACGCGCATTCGTCGATGCCGACCCGGATGTTCGGATCCGCGCCGCGGGAGTTCACCCGGGTGATCTCGTTGCACCAGACGGTCGACCTGGTCCGGACCACGATCGAGATGATCGAGAACACGATCGGCGAACTGCTGCCGAGCGAGGACATCCCGTTCGTCCACGAGGCGATGAACCGGTACGCCCGCGAGGTCGCTTTCGCCGCCGCGACGGTCTACGCGCAGGCCGCCGAGATGCGCGGCGCCTGGGACGCACGACTGGAAGCCCTCGTGGTCGACTCGGTGATCCGCGGCGAGGCCGACGAGTCGGTCCGCTCCCGCGCCTCCGCACTCGGCTGGACCGGCTCCGGTACTGCGAATGCCGGTACCGCGGGTTCCGCCGAGGTCGCCGTCGTCGTCGGCCGGGCGCCCTCGAGCGAGCCGGGCAGCACCAATGTGGCCGACGCCGTACGGCATGCCGCTCGGGAAGCCGGCGCCGACGCTCTGTGCGCGATGCAGGGCGACCGGCTGGTGATAGTTCTCGGTGGTACGAGTAAACCTGTCGAGATCGTACAAACGCTCGCCGAGTTCTTCGGGCCCGGTCCGATCGTCGTCGGACCGCTGGTCAAGGACCTGATGTCGGCCGTCACCTCCGCTCGCGCAGCCGTGGCCGGGCTCCGCGCGGCACCCGCGTGGCCGGGTGCGCCGCGACCCGTCCATGCCGACGAACTCCTGCCCGAGCGATCCCTGTCCGGCGACGGTCACGCCCGGCGTCAACTGGCGACCGACGTCTACGGCCCGCTCACCATGGGCGACGGAGTGCTGCTGGACACCGTTTCGACCTACCTCGATTCGGGCGGTTCGATCGAGGCGACGGCCCGGGCGATGTTCATCCACCCCAATACCGTCCGGTACAGGTTGAAACGTGTGGGCGAGATCACTGGCTACTCGCCCGGCAATCCGCGCGACAGTTTCACACTGCGTGTCGCACTGAGCCTCGGGCGCCTGCTCAACCCGGAGCCCGGCGCTGGCGTTTTATAG
- a CDS encoding acyltransferase domain-containing protein has translation MLVIVAPGQGAQTPGFLEPWLEDPAFENRLHWLSAVAGLDLAHYGTKADADTIRDTAIAQPLLVASSMLAALAVFPHPSDAFAQMGAVSGHSVGEIAAAVGAGVISAEQAMVLVRERGKAMAAAAAQTATSMTAVLGGDREEVLAKIAEHGLTAANDNGPGQIVAAGTVEELAAFQADPPAKSRLVPLSVAGAFHTKHMAPAVDTLAGYARSITTHDPRSRLISNRDGQIVHDGQDVLRRLVQQVNAPVRWDLCMQTMADLQVTGILEMPPAGTLTGIAKRALKGVETFALKTPDQLDDARAFVEKHGSPSEIDASPTWRLLVAPMKGTFTREGQTQREPGDAVAAGEVVAKVKSLRDELEVSAPHGGIVVEWLVEEGDPVSPGQPLVRLHPSAGN, from the coding sequence GTGCTCGTCATCGTCGCGCCCGGACAGGGCGCCCAGACCCCAGGTTTCCTCGAGCCCTGGCTCGAGGACCCCGCCTTCGAGAACCGGCTGCACTGGCTGTCCGCGGTCGCCGGGCTCGACCTGGCCCACTACGGCACCAAGGCCGACGCGGACACCATCCGCGACACCGCGATCGCGCAGCCGCTGCTGGTCGCCTCCAGCATGCTGGCCGCGCTGGCGGTGTTCCCGCACCCGTCCGACGCGTTCGCCCAGATGGGCGCGGTCTCCGGGCACAGCGTCGGTGAGATCGCCGCGGCGGTCGGCGCCGGCGTGATCAGCGCCGAGCAGGCGATGGTGCTGGTCCGCGAGCGCGGCAAGGCGATGGCCGCTGCCGCTGCGCAGACCGCCACCTCCATGACCGCTGTGCTCGGCGGTGACCGCGAAGAGGTGCTGGCCAAGATCGCCGAGCACGGCCTGACCGCGGCGAACGACAACGGCCCCGGCCAGATCGTTGCCGCAGGCACCGTCGAGGAGCTGGCCGCCTTCCAGGCCGATCCGCCCGCCAAGAGCCGGCTCGTCCCCTTGTCGGTGGCTGGTGCGTTCCACACCAAGCACATGGCCCCGGCCGTCGACACGCTGGCCGGCTATGCGCGTTCGATCACCACCCACGACCCGCGGTCGCGGCTGATCTCGAACCGCGACGGCCAGATCGTGCACGACGGTCAGGACGTACTGCGCCGGCTCGTGCAGCAGGTCAACGCGCCGGTCCGCTGGGACCTGTGCATGCAGACGATGGCCGACCTGCAGGTCACCGGCATCCTGGAGATGCCGCCGGCCGGCACCCTGACCGGCATCGCCAAGCGCGCCTTGAAGGGCGTCGAGACGTTCGCCCTGAAGACCCCGGACCAACTGGACGACGCCCGCGCGTTCGTCGAGAAGCACGGCAGCCCTTCCGAGATCGACGCGTCGCCGACCTGGCGGCTGCTGGTGGCTCCGATGAAGGGCACGTTCACCCGCGAGGGTCAGACGCAACGCGAGCCCGGCGACGCCGTCGCGGCCGGAGAGGTGGTGGCGAAGGTGAAGAGCCTGCGTGACGAGCTGGAGGTCAGCGCCCCGCACGGTGGCATCGTGGTCGAGTGGCTGGTGGAAGAGGGCGACCCGGTCTCCCCCGGCCAGCCGCTGGTCCGGCTCCACCCGAGCGCGGGGAACTGA
- a CDS encoding beta-ketoacyl-ACP synthase III, with amino-acid sequence MGGQINQSIGAEHAAVLGLGSYRPRRVVPNAEILEQIDSSDEWIQTRSGIKERRWADPDETILMMSTNAAKEALTDSGIDPAQIGCVVVATVTHLYQTPAIATQLAVAVGAPTAAAFDISAACAGFCYGIAMASDLVRGGSAKYVLVIGVERLSDITDRTDRGTAFIFADGAGAAIVGPSDEPGIGPVVWGSDGTQHQVISQKESWQEAAGSYQWPHLTMDGNPVFRWASFEMAKAAQQALDVAGVKAEDLDLFIPHQANERITDAMRRTLKLPETVKVARDIQRQGNTSAASIPLAIATMREEGEAKSGDLALIIGFGAGLVYAAQVVRLP; translated from the coding sequence ATGGGCGGCCAGATCAACCAGTCCATCGGCGCCGAGCACGCCGCCGTCCTGGGCCTCGGCTCGTACCGGCCCCGCCGCGTCGTGCCGAACGCGGAGATCCTCGAGCAGATCGACTCCAGCGACGAGTGGATCCAGACCCGGTCCGGGATCAAGGAGCGCCGCTGGGCCGATCCGGACGAGACGATCCTGATGATGTCGACCAACGCGGCCAAGGAAGCGCTGACCGACTCCGGCATCGACCCGGCCCAGATCGGCTGCGTCGTCGTCGCCACGGTCACGCATCTCTACCAGACCCCGGCGATCGCGACCCAGCTCGCCGTCGCGGTCGGCGCACCGACGGCCGCGGCCTTCGACATCTCGGCCGCCTGCGCGGGGTTCTGCTACGGCATCGCGATGGCGAGCGACCTCGTCCGCGGCGGCAGCGCGAAGTACGTGCTGGTGATCGGGGTGGAGCGGCTCAGCGACATCACCGACCGGACCGACCGCGGTACGGCGTTCATCTTCGCCGACGGCGCCGGGGCTGCCATTGTCGGTCCGTCCGACGAGCCGGGCATCGGCCCGGTCGTGTGGGGTTCGGACGGCACGCAGCACCAGGTGATCAGCCAGAAGGAGTCCTGGCAGGAGGCGGCCGGCAGCTACCAGTGGCCGCACCTGACGATGGACGGCAACCCGGTGTTCCGGTGGGCCTCGTTCGAGATGGCCAAGGCCGCTCAGCAGGCGCTCGACGTGGCCGGGGTGAAGGCCGAGGATCTCGACCTGTTCATCCCGCACCAGGCGAACGAGCGGATCACCGACGCGATGCGCCGGACCCTGAAGCTGCCGGAGACCGTCAAGGTCGCCCGCGACATCCAGCGGCAAGGCAACACGTCGGCCGCCTCGATCCCGCTCGCGATCGCCACGATGCGCGAGGAGGGTGAAGCCAAGTCCGGCGACCTCGCGCTGATCATCGGCTTCGGCGCCGGCCTGGTGTACGCCGCCCAGGTGGTCCGGCTCCCCTAA
- a CDS encoding acyl carrier protein: protein MASTEEIRSNLAEIVNEIAGIPVEDVQLEKSFTDDLDVDSLSMVEVVVAAEEKFSVKIPDDEVKNLKTVGDAVSFIERAQNG from the coding sequence ATGGCCAGCACCGAAGAGATCCGTTCCAACCTCGCCGAGATCGTCAACGAGATCGCGGGCATCCCGGTCGAGGACGTCCAGCTGGAGAAGTCGTTCACCGACGACCTCGACGTCGACTCGCTCTCCATGGTCGAGGTCGTCGTGGCCGCCGAGGAGAAGTTCAGCGTGAAGATCCCCGACGACGAGGTCAAGAACCTGAAGACCGTCGGTGACGCCGTCTCGTTCATCGAGCGCGCCCAGAACGGCTGA
- a CDS encoding beta-ketoacyl-[acyl-carrier-protein] synthase family protein, protein MSKTRVVITGLGASTPVGGDVASTWDALLAGKSGAKLLTADWVEELPVKIAAPAAVEPTEVIERVKARRLDRNAQFAVVAAREAWADSGLADVELDKTRLGVAIATGIGGLLTTLANYDLLQKGPRRVSPLAIPMLMPNSAAANVGLELGALAGVQTPVSACASSNEAISLAADQIRLGRADIVVAGGAEGSITALPLAAFGQMMALSKRNDDPERASRPWDVDRDGFLLGEGAGVLILESYDHAVARGAKIYAEFAGSGITADGHDIVQPDPTGSGAERAMNLALREGDLATGDIVHINAHATSTPAGDVAEAVAIRKALGSAADHAVATAPKSMIGHLLGAAGAVESIATVLALHHRVVPPTINLDKLDDGVQLDVATEPRKLGDGDIAALNNSFGFGGHNVALAFKSV, encoded by the coding sequence ATGTCGAAGACCCGAGTCGTCATCACCGGGCTCGGAGCGTCCACCCCGGTCGGGGGCGACGTCGCCAGCACCTGGGACGCACTGCTGGCCGGCAAGTCCGGCGCCAAGCTGCTGACCGCGGACTGGGTCGAGGAGCTACCGGTGAAGATCGCCGCGCCCGCCGCCGTCGAACCGACCGAGGTGATCGAGCGGGTCAAGGCCCGGCGGCTGGACCGCAACGCGCAGTTCGCCGTGGTCGCCGCTCGCGAGGCGTGGGCCGACTCCGGCCTGGCCGACGTGGAGCTCGACAAGACCCGGCTCGGTGTCGCCATCGCCACCGGCATCGGCGGCCTGCTCACCACCCTGGCGAACTACGACCTGCTGCAGAAGGGGCCGCGCCGCGTCTCGCCGCTGGCGATCCCGATGCTGATGCCGAACTCGGCCGCCGCGAACGTCGGCCTGGAGCTCGGCGCGCTCGCGGGTGTGCAGACCCCGGTCTCCGCCTGCGCCTCCAGCAACGAGGCCATCTCGCTGGCCGCCGACCAGATCCGGCTCGGCCGCGCCGACATCGTCGTCGCCGGTGGCGCCGAGGGATCGATCACCGCGCTACCGCTGGCCGCCTTCGGCCAGATGATGGCGCTCAGCAAGCGCAACGACGACCCCGAGCGCGCCTCCCGTCCGTGGGACGTCGACCGCGACGGCTTCCTGCTCGGTGAGGGCGCCGGCGTCCTGATCCTGGAGAGCTACGACCACGCGGTCGCCCGCGGGGCCAAGATCTACGCCGAGTTCGCCGGCTCCGGTATCACCGCCGACGGTCACGACATCGTCCAGCCCGACCCGACCGGCTCCGGCGCCGAGCGCGCGATGAACCTCGCGCTGCGCGAAGGCGACCTGGCCACCGGCGACATCGTGCACATCAACGCGCACGCCACGTCGACGCCCGCGGGCGACGTCGCCGAGGCGGTGGCGATTCGGAAGGCACTCGGCAGCGCCGCCGACCACGCCGTCGCGACCGCGCCGAAGTCGATGATCGGCCACCTGCTCGGCGCCGCCGGCGCGGTCGAGTCGATCGCCACCGTGCTCGCGCTGCACCACCGGGTGGTGCCGCCGACGATCAACCTGGACAAGCTCGACGACGGCGTACAGCTCGATGTCGCGACCGAGCCGCGCAAGCTCGGCGACGGCGACATCGCGGCGCTGAACAACTCGTTCGGCTTCGGTGGGCACAACGTCGCGCTCGCCTTCAAATCTGTGTAG
- a CDS encoding acyl-CoA carboxylase subunit beta produces MTTAPVKPAKLPREQDPRNPVSRLTALLDPGTLELITPDDLSGMLAVRGTISGAPVIAFCSDATVMGGAMGDQGCEVVVKAYQVARQEELPIIGLWHSGGARLAEGVLSLHAVGKIFFEMTQASGKIPQISVVLGPAAGGAAYGPALTDVVVLGPEGRIFVTGPDVVRSVTGEDVDMLRLGGPEPHGRRSGVVHITTDSEAAAIEKARRLADLFANQGDVSADVPDTDLSGLLPESAKRAYDVHPLVGGVLDEESGVELHQRWAPNIVTTLGRLGGRTVGVIANNPLRLGGCLDALSAEKASRFVRMCDAFGVPMVVLVDVPGYLPGVGQEWDGVVRRGAKLLHAFAESVVPRVTLVTRKTYGGAYIAMNARSLGATRVFAWPRAEVAVMGAIAAIRILHRRKLAEVPIELRPQVEAELAAEHEKIAGGIERARQIGVVDEVVEPSATRSALAAAIATAEAGGRVRGLHGNIPL; encoded by the coding sequence ATGACCACTGCACCCGTGAAGCCGGCGAAGTTGCCGCGCGAGCAGGACCCGCGCAATCCGGTCAGCAGGCTCACCGCGCTGCTCGACCCCGGCACGCTCGAGCTGATCACGCCGGACGACCTGTCCGGCATGCTCGCCGTCCGGGGCACGATCAGCGGCGCTCCGGTGATCGCCTTCTGTTCCGACGCCACCGTGATGGGTGGGGCGATGGGCGACCAGGGCTGCGAGGTCGTGGTCAAGGCGTACCAGGTGGCCCGCCAGGAGGAGCTGCCGATCATCGGGCTGTGGCACTCCGGCGGTGCCCGGCTGGCCGAGGGTGTGCTGTCGCTGCACGCGGTCGGCAAGATCTTCTTCGAGATGACCCAGGCCTCGGGCAAGATCCCGCAGATCTCGGTCGTGCTCGGCCCGGCGGCCGGCGGAGCGGCGTACGGTCCGGCGTTGACCGATGTCGTCGTCCTCGGGCCGGAGGGCCGGATCTTCGTGACCGGTCCGGACGTGGTCCGCTCGGTCACCGGTGAGGACGTCGACATGCTGCGCCTCGGCGGTCCCGAGCCGCACGGCCGGCGATCGGGCGTCGTCCACATCACCACTGACTCCGAGGCCGCGGCGATCGAGAAGGCGCGCCGGCTGGCGGATCTGTTCGCGAACCAGGGCGACGTGTCCGCCGACGTACCGGACACCGACCTGTCCGGGTTGCTGCCGGAGTCGGCGAAACGCGCGTACGACGTCCATCCGCTGGTCGGCGGGGTGCTCGACGAGGAGTCCGGCGTCGAGCTGCACCAGCGGTGGGCGCCGAACATCGTCACCACCCTCGGCCGGCTCGGCGGCCGGACCGTGGGCGTGATCGCGAACAACCCGCTCCGCCTCGGCGGCTGCCTGGACGCGCTGTCGGCCGAGAAGGCGTCCCGCTTCGTGCGGATGTGCGATGCCTTCGGCGTACCGATGGTCGTGCTGGTCGACGTACCGGGCTATCTCCCGGGCGTCGGGCAGGAGTGGGACGGCGTCGTACGGCGTGGCGCCAAGCTGCTCCATGCTTTCGCGGAGTCGGTGGTGCCGCGGGTGACGCTGGTGACCCGGAAGACGTACGGCGGCGCCTACATCGCGATGAACGCGCGGTCGCTCGGCGCGACTCGGGTGTTCGCGTGGCCGCGCGCCGAGGTCGCTGTGATGGGTGCGATCGCCGCGATCCGGATCCTGCACCGCCGCAAGCTGGCCGAGGTGCCGATCGAGCTGCGGCCACAGGTCGAGGCCGAGCTCGCCGCCGAGCACGAGAAGATCGCCGGCGGGATCGAGCGGGCGCGCCAGATCGGCGTCGTGGACGAAGTCGTCGAGCCGAGCGCGACCCGCTCCGCACTCGCCGCCGCCATCGCAACCGCCGAAGCCGGCGGCCGAGTCCGCGGGCTGCACGGCAACATCCCGCTCTAG
- a CDS encoding DUF3145 domain-containing protein, which produces MATTRGVLYVHTVPSALCPHVEWAAGGILGVPVKLDWTPQPAAQGSYRAELSWQAEAGTAAKLASALRGWQKLRFEVTEEPSNGVEGERYSFTPTLGIFHATTGVHGDIMVPEERLKAAMLKAASGEADLTEEVERLLGRPWDDELEPFRYAGDGAPVRWLHQVV; this is translated from the coding sequence GTGGCGACAACTCGTGGCGTGCTTTACGTCCACACGGTGCCGTCGGCGTTGTGTCCACATGTCGAGTGGGCGGCGGGCGGCATACTCGGCGTGCCCGTGAAACTCGACTGGACGCCGCAGCCCGCGGCTCAAGGGAGCTACCGGGCCGAGCTGTCGTGGCAGGCCGAAGCCGGGACGGCGGCCAAGCTGGCGTCGGCTCTGCGCGGTTGGCAGAAGCTCCGGTTCGAGGTGACCGAGGAGCCGAGCAACGGCGTCGAGGGCGAGCGCTACTCGTTCACTCCCACGCTCGGCATCTTCCACGCGACCACCGGCGTGCACGGCGACATCATGGTGCCGGAGGAGCGGCTGAAAGCAGCGATGCTGAAGGCTGCGAGTGGTGAGGCTGATCTGACCGAGGAGGTCGAACGTTTGCTCGGCCGGCCCTGGGACGACGAGCTCGAACCGTTCCGGTACGCCGGCGACGGCGCGCCCGTTCGTTGGCTTCATCAGGTCGTCTAG
- a CDS encoding SgcJ/EcaC family oxidoreductase, with the protein MSDSRVQDEAAIQAVLVDSYKAWEAGDAAGMVADYTEDATAIMPGSLRDSRDVIRESMAQAFAGPLKGSSTYNKQLSLRFLGDDAAIVVSESGILFAGQSEVPDSAKVNATWVFEKRDGEWKIAAYHNSPAQ; encoded by the coding sequence ATGTCAGACAGTCGTGTGCAGGACGAGGCCGCCATCCAGGCCGTGCTGGTCGACTCCTACAAGGCTTGGGAGGCCGGTGATGCCGCCGGGATGGTTGCCGACTACACCGAAGACGCCACCGCGATCATGCCCGGCTCGCTCCGGGACAGCCGCGACGTGATCCGCGAAAGCATGGCACAGGCGTTCGCAGGACCACTCAAGGGCAGTTCGACGTACAACAAGCAGCTCAGCCTCCGCTTTCTCGGCGACGACGCCGCGATCGTCGTCAGCGAATCCGGCATCCTGTTCGCCGGTCAGAGCGAGGTGCCGGACAGCGCCAAGGTGAACGCGACCTGGGTGTTCGAGAAGCGCGACGGCGAGTGGAAGATCGCGGCGTACCACAACAGCCCCGCTCAGTGA